Proteins encoded in a region of the Vicia villosa cultivar HV-30 ecotype Madison, WI linkage group LG5, Vvil1.0, whole genome shotgun sequence genome:
- the LOC131603812 gene encoding F-box/FBD/LRR-repeat protein At1g16930-like isoform X2, whose product MKTRRRMKTRRRYYGKDRISCLPDCLLLHILSNLEAKQAVQISILSTRLKDLWKNISVLSLSRNFRNFESLESFATFVSQFFSSRDDKTSLQALTFECTHYFDPNLLKRIIKYLFSHNIQHLDMKVACSLEHFPLCTNSSYHTLTSLKLISWEEVQQWGRQKPVFPNSLQFPALTYLSLQSFTFRCTTDDGYADPFSVFQSLNTLIIECCSLYNEKTRVEDNLFISSVSLVNLTIVLPANYKSYKLKLSTPNLFSFDFTGHPFQNLCGHHNISNTNFSYIKHVKIHLPFHKVTNFPSILFNWLVELDLMESLAISSETLELLEIEIHEFSSLPDGTEDFLLQNAPSAKKVIFPGPTLKDLICNDSWINEAKTRRKQSRH is encoded by the exons ATGAAAACAAGAAGGAGAATGAAAACAAGGAGACGATATTATGGTAAAGACAGAATCAGTTGTCTACCTGATTGTCTTTTACTTCATATTTTGTCCAATTTGGAAGCGAAGCAAGCTGTTCAAATATCCATCCTCTCCACTAGATTGAAGGATCTCTGGAAAAATATTTCCGTTCTTTCTTTGAGTAGAAACTTTCGAAACTTTGAATCTTTAGAAAGTTTCGCCACTTTCGTTTCTCAATTTTTCTCTTCTCGCGATGACAAAACCTCTCTGCAAGCTCTCACTTTTGAGTGCACTCACTATTTTGACCCTAACCTGCTCAAAAGGATCATAAAATACTTGTTTTCACACAACATCCAACACTTGGATATGAAAGTGGCTTGCAGTCTTGAACACTTTCCACTCTGTACCAACTCTTCATATCATACTTTAACCTCTCTTAAACTTATTTCATGGGAAGAAGTGCAACAATGGGGTAGACAAAAACCAGTATTTCCGAATTCTCTTCAATTTCCCGCATTAACCTACTTGTCTTTACAATCCTTCACCTTTCGATGCACTACTGATGATGGCTATGCTGACCCCTTTTCCGTATTTCAAAGTTTGAATACTTTGATTATTGAATGTTGTTCACTTTATAATGAAAAAACCCGTGTTGAAGACAACCTATTCATATCAAGTGTCTCACTTGTTAATTTAACAATAGTATTGCCTGCCAATTACAAGTCTTATAAATTGAAGTTATCTACCCCAAATCTTTTTAGCTTTGATTTTACTGGTCATCCATTTCAGAATTTATGTGGGCACCATAACATTAGCAATACCAATTTCTCTTATATTAAACACGTAAAGATTCATTTACCATTCCACAAAGTCACAAATTTTCCTTCAATTCTATTCAATTGGCTTGTTGAGCTTGACCTTATGGAATCATTGGCAATCTCTTCAGAGACTCTTGAG TTATTGGAAATAGAAATACATGAATTTTCATCTCTACCCGATGGAACAGAAGACTTTTTGCTTCAAAATGCACCGTCAGCAAAGAAAGTCATTTTCCCAGG GCCTACTTTGAAGGATTTAATATGCAATGACTCATGGATCAATGAAGCAAAAACACGCCGAAAACAATCTCGACACTGA
- the LOC131603812 gene encoding F-box/LRR-repeat protein 13-like isoform X1 yields the protein MKTRRRMKTRRRYYGKDRISCLPDCLLLHILSNLEAKQAVQISILSTRLKDLWKNISVLSLSRNFRNFESLESFATFVSQFFSSRDDKTSLQALTFECTHYFDPNLLKRIIKYLFSHNIQHLDMKVACSLEHFPLCTNSSYHTLTSLKLISWEEVQQWGRQKPVFPNSLQFPALTYLSLQSFTFRCTTDDGYADPFSVFQSLNTLIIECCSLYNEKTRVEDNLFISSVSLVNLTIVLPANYKSYKLKLSTPNLFSFDFTGHPFQNLCGHHNISNTNFSYIKHVKIHLPFHKVTNFPSILFNWLVELDLMESLAISSETLEILKLIPDSWKIDFPYLHNLKLLEIEIHEFSSLPDGTEDFLLQNAPSAKKVIFPGPTLKDLICNDSWINEAKTRRKQSRH from the exons ATGAAAACAAGAAGGAGAATGAAAACAAGGAGACGATATTATGGTAAAGACAGAATCAGTTGTCTACCTGATTGTCTTTTACTTCATATTTTGTCCAATTTGGAAGCGAAGCAAGCTGTTCAAATATCCATCCTCTCCACTAGATTGAAGGATCTCTGGAAAAATATTTCCGTTCTTTCTTTGAGTAGAAACTTTCGAAACTTTGAATCTTTAGAAAGTTTCGCCACTTTCGTTTCTCAATTTTTCTCTTCTCGCGATGACAAAACCTCTCTGCAAGCTCTCACTTTTGAGTGCACTCACTATTTTGACCCTAACCTGCTCAAAAGGATCATAAAATACTTGTTTTCACACAACATCCAACACTTGGATATGAAAGTGGCTTGCAGTCTTGAACACTTTCCACTCTGTACCAACTCTTCATATCATACTTTAACCTCTCTTAAACTTATTTCATGGGAAGAAGTGCAACAATGGGGTAGACAAAAACCAGTATTTCCGAATTCTCTTCAATTTCCCGCATTAACCTACTTGTCTTTACAATCCTTCACCTTTCGATGCACTACTGATGATGGCTATGCTGACCCCTTTTCCGTATTTCAAAGTTTGAATACTTTGATTATTGAATGTTGTTCACTTTATAATGAAAAAACCCGTGTTGAAGACAACCTATTCATATCAAGTGTCTCACTTGTTAATTTAACAATAGTATTGCCTGCCAATTACAAGTCTTATAAATTGAAGTTATCTACCCCAAATCTTTTTAGCTTTGATTTTACTGGTCATCCATTTCAGAATTTATGTGGGCACCATAACATTAGCAATACCAATTTCTCTTATATTAAACACGTAAAGATTCATTTACCATTCCACAAAGTCACAAATTTTCCTTCAATTCTATTCAATTGGCTTGTTGAGCTTGACCTTATGGAATCATTGGCAATCTCTTCAGAGACTCTTGAG ATTCTCAAATTAATTCCTGATTCATGGAAGATTGATTTCCCTTATTTACATAATTTGAAGTTATTGGAAATAGAAATACATGAATTTTCATCTCTACCCGATGGAACAGAAGACTTTTTGCTTCAAAATGCACCGTCAGCAAAGAAAGTCATTTTCCCAGG GCCTACTTTGAAGGATTTAATATGCAATGACTCATGGATCAATGAAGCAAAAACACGCCGAAAACAATCTCGACACTGA